A single window of Azotosporobacter soli DNA harbors:
- a CDS encoding DegT/DnrJ/EryC1/StrS family aminotransferase, with the protein MIPFIDLQAQQERIREDIYERIQKVLTHGQYIMGPEVRELEEKLANYVGVKHAVTVANGTDALLIAMMALGIGMGDEVITTPFTFIATAEMIALLGAKPVFVDIDPKTYNMNPALLEEAITPLTKAIMPVSLYGQCADLAAINQIAAGYSLPVIEDGAQSFGAIYRGQKSCGISTIGCTSFFPSKPLGCYGDGGACFTNDDAIAQRMKQIRLHGQERRYHHSLIGVNGRMDTLQAAILLAKLEVFEDEIERRAKIAQNYTELLHDLVVTPHIEADCSSVYAQYTVLVDNREELQERLQTAGIPTAVHYPIPLHLQPVFAYLNQGEGAYPIAETIAKKVMSLPMSPYLTERDQLTTVKKIRELVSLEDIE; encoded by the coding sequence ATGATTCCTTTTATTGACTTGCAAGCACAGCAAGAGCGAATACGAGAAGACATTTATGAGCGAATTCAGAAGGTTTTGACGCATGGCCAATATATAATGGGGCCGGAAGTAAGAGAGTTGGAAGAAAAACTGGCCAATTATGTAGGCGTAAAACATGCTGTAACTGTAGCGAATGGAACAGATGCGCTGTTAATTGCGATGATGGCGTTGGGAATTGGTATGGGTGATGAAGTGATTACAACGCCGTTTACCTTTATTGCTACAGCGGAAATGATTGCTCTACTGGGCGCAAAACCGGTGTTTGTTGACATTGATCCAAAGACATACAATATGAATCCAGCGTTGCTTGAAGAGGCAATCACTCCACTGACGAAAGCGATTATGCCCGTTAGCCTGTATGGACAGTGCGCGGATCTGGCGGCGATTAATCAGATTGCTGCAGGGTACTCTCTCCCTGTCATCGAAGATGGCGCGCAAAGCTTTGGTGCAATATATCGGGGGCAGAAGTCTTGTGGTATTTCAACAATCGGCTGTACCAGCTTTTTTCCGTCTAAGCCGTTAGGGTGTTATGGAGATGGCGGTGCCTGTTTTACAAATGATGATGCGATTGCTCAGAGGATGAAGCAAATTCGTCTGCATGGGCAGGAACGCCGCTATCACCATTCCCTTATAGGCGTAAATGGTCGAATGGATACGCTGCAAGCGGCCATACTGCTTGCCAAATTGGAAGTGTTTGAAGATGAGATTGAGAGAAGAGCTAAAATTGCTCAAAATTATACTGAGCTGTTGCATGATCTTGTTGTGACGCCTCATATTGAAGCGGATTGCAGCAGCGTATATGCGCAGTATACGGTGCTTGTTGATAACCGAGAGGAATTGCAAGAACGGTTGCAGACCGCAGGAATTCCTACTGCTGTGCATTATCCGATTCCACTTCACTTGCAACCGGTATTTGCCTATTTGAATCAGGGGGAGGGGGCATATCCAATTGCGGAGACTATCGCAAAGAAGGTAATGAGTTTGCCGATGAGCCCATACCTTACGGAACGAGATCAGTTGACTACAGTGAAAAAAATTAGAGAATTGGTTTCGCTGGAGGACATTGAGTGA
- a CDS encoding acyltransferase — MTRDKNWFAHESSYIDEPTEIGEGTQIWHFCHISSDVKIGKKCRIGQNVFIAGNVTVGNNVKIQNNVSVYEGVILEDDVFCGPSMVFTNVKTPRCAYPRNTSDDYLETRIRQGASIGANATIICGTTVGRNAFVGAGAVVTKDVPDYAVVYGNPAEVHGWACACGDVIVGKETAAPCLKCERCKTYIGNK; from the coding sequence ATGACTCGGGATAAAAATTGGTTTGCGCATGAATCGTCCTATATTGATGAACCGACGGAAATTGGTGAAGGAACACAAATTTGGCATTTTTGTCATATTTCTAGCGATGTGAAAATAGGCAAAAAATGCCGAATTGGACAAAATGTATTCATTGCCGGCAATGTAACGGTCGGCAATAACGTGAAGATACAAAACAATGTCAGCGTGTATGAAGGTGTAATCTTAGAAGATGATGTTTTTTGCGGTCCAAGCATGGTGTTTACCAATGTTAAAACGCCGCGCTGCGCCTATCCACGAAACACTTCAGACGATTATTTAGAAACACGCATACGGCAAGGGGCCAGTATTGGGGCTAATGCAACGATAATCTGTGGGACAACGGTCGGCAGAAATGCATTTGTCGGTGCTGGTGCGGTGGTGACGAAAGATGTGCCGGACTATGCCGTTGTATATGGGAATCCGGCAGAAGTACATGGATGGGCCTGTGCCTGTGGAGATGTCATTGTCGGTAAAGAGACAGCGGCACCTTGTCTAAAATGCGAACGGTGCAAAACATATATAGGCAACAAATAA